ATCCATCACCCCAAAGGGATTCAAGTGTCGAGAGCGTTGgatgggggtgtgtgtgtgtgtgtgtggcgtatatttttcgtggatgcatgtgtgtgtgtgtcagcctaCAGCGTGTCTTTGTTCCACGGCCTTTGTGTGATTACAGCcgccagtcagtccaaagtcaacaacaacagatgTGTGTCCAAGAGAGACAAGAAGgcagtttgttgtgtctttgcccCACTGtctttcgggagagtctcgaagccagggaaacaatccaagttagaatgttctgtttgcgagtgaaaataaaattagcttttcactctAGATTGTCTattactggtcctcaaattcatcctgcagggcagacagtccaATTTTGTACAAATCACAAAATGcctgcatcctccaatcatttgtggcatctTTGGggaactttgaagactgccaacaacttccaatttgttgacaaaccacagcaacacttactccaatcaacagatgttctgttgtcataattccgaataggtggatttTTTCACGTCCTTGACTGAGAGGGTCGCCAAGCACGCgtcactccttcttctcccaagagtctgtcgtgtgtccagcaacatcTGCTCCGTCAAAACAAGCAGGCTCCTCCAAACCCAAAATATCGTCAATTTCGTTGAGAGGCAAGTTaattagttccaatgtttagatttggagagcagtgcaaaaagaggcaacactGAAGTTAAGAccagacaagacaaagaagcaagaagGAAAGATAAGTGAGAGGAAATGGGAGCCtccgccctcgatgagtgccactAAGAGAGAGCCTTCCACACAGAAAAAGACCTTTCTGGTGTAACTATCATTTTGTGCTTGTTTTTTCGCCTCCCACAGTCTATACACATGTCTGTCAAAATTTCAAATATTTGATGTACActtaaaaaacatgtaaacatatCAATGATTTGGATTAAATTGAATGCATTTTAATAGATAAAGCTTGATTTACATTAACTCTTTCAGGGCAATTTTGTTGTGGGTACAGGACCGTGGCCATCGGATGATTTGCATAATTGACTATgatgcatgtattttttttaaagctacaatattaaaacatatttaaagagACAGCTGATAGTTATTAGTATCCACATATCTTGGTCTTGTTACATAATGTGGTTTTGCTCTATTTTGTAATTATTGCTATTAAGGTTGTGTGATGTAGACAATATACGATATAAATGATTTTAAATATGGCTGATGATAGAGCTTCAAATACTGTTGTCCTATCGTGATCATTCAGGTTGATGACACATTCTCACTGTGTTCTGCAATTTGACAACAACAAGCTGCAACGAACGCATCCTCAACGCAGTCCAAGCTAACAACTAACATCCCTTCACGGTGCCATCTCGCGACCATGGATGAAATTAAACTGTCTTTCTTAAAGTAAcagtatcactggaggacgaggccaCTAGACACACAGTAGGAGAAGACAATAAGCCATTGTAACCGCTAAGCTAGAGCTCTTGCACGTAAACAGGTGGGCGAGCTGTTAAAAATAACGACAGTAATTATTCCAGGTATAGTGTCAGTATACGGTTGATGCTCCAgggattacatcgatatttttcatTACTGCatttttgtcgtttttgttattatttacatactcaataaatatattcctGGGCATACAGGAGCAGGACTGTAAGGTCCAAATCCAACAGATTTAAATCTGAGCAATTATTAgcatttatttgtttttctttttacagtagTTATTTTGCACTGACTTTATTTTACTCCAAATATCGTATGAAAAAGTGAAATATTAAACAATTGTAttatttgattgatattgtttgaCGCTATCTTGTGTTTTTGTCTGGTCAAAACATAAATGTTCTTGAGTATTTGAAGTACCAGTGTAAGCATTATTATGAACAATACTGCCTCTGTAAGTACTCGGTATTGGATCCCACATTTGTTATTCGCAAAACTAATAAAAAGCAGCCAAACATACTTATTACATTTTTACAGGAGTGTAGATGGAACCGTGTAagaacagatattaacagtaaattaacaagtcaatgaacaattgttttgagataataatacaactggaaattaCGCAATATGTTATCTGCATGTGCCAGCAACCAAATTAGAAGCTTTTATTGCCCGTTTTGAAATTGTTCTATGAAAATTCATATggcaaataatattttgtgaattATATCGTGATAGCAGGAGGCATGGAGCCATTAAACCAAACAAGATAAAGGCTGGCTCTTACGTTGCTAGTTTCGTGCTAACATATCCTCGACGATCCTATTGACAGGAAACAGAAATTAGCATTAAAGTCTGTGGAAACGCTAACCTTGTACTACTAAGCCAGTCTGCTACTCAGTACTACGTGCTGCCTAACTGCAGAagcctaaacatttttttttttatacaaataacGTAAACAATGTTATGTCGATCATGACTGCCAGAAGATGGTAGCACATATATACCTTCCTGTATCAGTTCCCCCCTCCATTTTTGGGGGGTGATGATGAATATATGTATGGTATTCTTTACATGTATGGTTATATCGCTCATactataaatgtatgcatttccTTATGGTGTCATTCTCAGGTGTCAGATCTCTCCAGTAAATTAAGGGAGATGAGGCAGTACTGGCTGCAACTTCCTGCAGCACTTTGCAGTAAATTGGCAGCAGGCGGCGCCAATCAAGACAAATGCTGGAATGGAATGACCAAGGCAAGGTGAGAAAGGGACATGTTCTTAGAATACTGTTTGTTCAACTTTATTTTGGCATATCTTTTTCCAGCATAAAATCATGTTCTGCTAAAACACTTTTGCATGTATTtcagcccacacacacacacgtacgaacgcacaaacacacacacattcttgtgtttcttactttcttgagacctctgaaaattgcctacctcttcaggaccaccctttctagatatataaagatttgtatttacaacattaacaatatatacatactatgcaaacatgAAAATGCTTGATGGCTTGTACTGTgcgtcaacatacgagtattattatgatgtgtgtatgaggtaagacatattatctggtgttttgtttcgcaatattatgcaaaagcaagtttcttaccttctgatacctgttgatctgtatttgggatctgcgtaagtcctgaaaaattgcgctcgttcgcctttgtagtccatggcgattcgtagttgataagcttcttctttttctctatcttcttgttatgggacatttatcctccgctgttgccatttctaatataaagtagtgtaaagttcttaattatatctgtcattaaagcgctaaaacataccgatgtggtgagtttacattattcacccaaggaactttatttGTTAAGATAGTTCCGGTCGAACGTTTTTTCACGGCACACATTTCCGGTGtcgttgtttccggatgaggagatgctgctccgtttttGATTTGAGTAAAGTCTCAATGTAATTAAAACAGCTAGCTCCATCTtttcacacttcttccactcccgtccttgcacgctacaccgctacaacagagatgacagggagaagacactgccgaaggtgagccacgtaaataagacgtcCAAAAAACGGCAattcctgaagcgactgtcagaaagcggcttgaatttgatctgtaaaacatcatctatgcaacattttgaccaaagaaccacaattacatgctatgtagaccacaaggaagtggttccaatttagaaaacaaataatatgactcctttaatgtgccctaaaATCCGGTGCTCCATATATTTGACAAAAGCTCCAAAATAGATCATTCATTGGCAGTGTGATTTATAATTtgctgcgccctatggtccggaaaatatggtacattaaaATTTGCTGTCAAAACGAATACTGCTGCACACAGATCTACACCACCCCAATGTATGTGATCATTATTTACAAAGCAGAAACTGAGAATGTTACAGATTTCAATACAAGGAATTCcaaaacagtagaaaaaacagaACAAATTCAAATCATGGAAGTTGAAGTCTGGAAATTAAATCAACAGCTGAAATAGAAAAACAATTGATTTCACACAAATAATATGACACATTTTTAGAGTAGACACAGCACTAATATCTAGTCTAATTGCATCCTCGCAAAACAAAtagtaaacaaaataaaactaagCTGGTGTGTTGGAATGGTGTGACAGTCAAAATTAAAGAAACTATCAGAAATTGTGTCCGGTCTGTTTCTCATTTCCCACACTCTTTTAAGTCCCATTCCTCTGTGCTCCTTCATAAAGGTACCTTCCTGAAGTGATGGGTGATGGCTTAGCCAGCCAGATCAACAATCCAGAGGTAGAACTTGACATCACCAAGCCAGATATGACAATCCGTCAACAGATCATGCAACTCAAAATTATGAGCAACAGACTAAAAAATGCTTTGGAAGGCAACGATGTGGATTTCCAGGATGCAAGTGAGTCATTTGTTTTTCTTCTCCAAAGAAGCTAATCTTTCTATTGCTTTCACTGCGGAGGGATTGTGAAACATTTACATATTCTGTAGTCCAACATAAAGCTGCTATGCTTGTTTACACAGAACTTTTCCACACTTGCAAATTGATACCAAAGAATGTTTTTACTTCTTCACTGATCTGCCGTTCCTACCTGCTTATATGACGCTCCATCATTACAGAGGTCCTAATTAAACAGACATACAATAATGTATCAAACTATCATGAAGAGAGCTAATTCATTGGTTCAACGGTCTGAACTTTAGGAAAACACCATGTCTTGAACCTTtccaatcagggttttatgctgccgattacGATTACGATCATTCATGAGTGAAAATGACAGATACCATTACCGATAAGATGGattatttgttcttttttttaatttttataatgagtcctattgacagtttaacaatatcaatacATTTAAACAAGTTACTTCTTCTATTTTATTACatattgtttgagcaaaacaaagatAATAGTCCTTAATTACTAAACTCAATAAAAAAGACTCCCCAATCGTCTATAAAGTAATGTACTATACCTGGATCGGTACCCAAAAcattacattcacccattcagacACTGCTTtcagaagctgccatgcaaggcgctaacacgGCTAATCAGgaacaaggatgaagtgtcttgcccaaggacccaacagccatgactcggatggcagaagctggaatcgaacctggaacccttaagttgctggcgcAGACGCTCGACCATGTGCACCAATCCGACCCCGCTACCTGTTTAAATCCTTTAGTTATTGCCTTTGAGGAAGTAAAAATATTGACTTGATCACTGTAGTATTGATCATATACTGATATTTATAGGTATCAACACCAACAAAAGTTGTATTATCCTCTCTCTAGACTCTTATTAATCCATGTATTAATTTcattttaatatctgcttattttctgctgTAACAGgtgggggtgtaacggtacacaaaaaatttggtttggtacgtacctcggtttagaggtcacggttcatttcattttcggtacagtaagaaaacaacaaaataaaaatgttttggttatttatttaccaaatttgtaaacaatcgctttatccttttaacattgggaacactataataattctgccaacgttaatcaacattaaactgcctcaaatttttGCTCGGATTAATTAAAATGACAAACCTTTACTTTTAcagaaaaagtgcaacattaaacagtttcaagtgaactcatcatgcttaattcatcgcagcatttgggaagtctgtaTTTGAttgttattatgtaaatgttatatttttatcaacatgtgatagcagggaacctGTCATTCAaaacttttctgtccgtaaaacaaacaaacaaacacacacacatacacacacacacatacacacacacacacacacacacacacacacacacacacacacacactgcaaaatgagctaacgttacactaaaagataattagccttcacctcaagccagaactgcgagcgagccgagctgcagtttaagtttctagaaggtcaacgggctcatattgATGTTAGTAGtaattgactgggaggtgtttattatcatttggggagaataCGCTGCTttttgctcacctgctaaacacctatctgctcgaagctgaagcatttactacatgcgctctgaatacgcactgctgattggctgttaccgctatactatatatgtaaccaatcagatggttttgtGGGTGGGACAAGGCTGgggctgagacagaggcagaagaagcaaagcagcttgttaagactttagcttagaaactcattcggtacacccccgtaccgaaacggttcaatacaaatacacgtaccgttacagccCCAGTAATAGGGTTCCATCTACACTTTTCAAACTTTACGAAGCACTTATTTATTGGTTAGAGAAATACGTGTTTAACTGTGAGCATGCCTGCTCTGGGTATATAACATGTTAAGCcacatcctccagtgataacgttaCATGAtcaagatactaagaaatgcagtttattttctgtaatgtgaTTAATATTAACTGAGGGGAATGTcttcacactgtgtatggagatacAGTACATAATTAGCTGTTAGCCACTTGTCAACTGGTggtctaaaaataaatacagtgttagcCAGAGAGGATCAGCGTTTGTGATcttcattaaaaagcattaatggGCAAAGCAGATCACCTACGAAAATCAGACGGTACGATTGGTTGGCACATTCCTAATTATATTGAGGAACTTGGACGACCGTAAATACATTTGCAGaatcttgcattgacattttagcCTTGCAAGCACACTGGgatcaaacttgtgatttacataactgaggcgttctcCTCGGCAACCCatcaagtcctctcctttttggcagttacacatttttttctgtaacgTGATTGATGTTACTAAAGTGtttctgcagcttgtttacttctgatgcagtcagtagtcattggtTCAACTTTGTTACTCATACTattagtgttcctcaaggttctattGTAGGTTCTCTCTTTTTCCCCAGTTAAGATAATCAACCGGTGGCctgcgagttcagttcaaaaaacttgTAAGAGAACCgaatttttgcagcagattcctaaaaacaccagagcgctaggagtgtaacggtacgtgtatttgtattgaactgtttcggtacgggggtttcggttcggttcggagttgtaccgaacgagtacacatgctagcagcaaccgggctaggacaacatgtaaaagccagagctggaagaccctcctgcctcgttaagatctcccatttgggaacactttggctgcacgatacaacaatggaggacggaggtttgccaatattgttcagcagctgcttctgacatcacgtcaaacatgtgttgcacctttcctgcgcAGAGGAGACActctcgggggcaacacccttcactctacccggcagtgggtctccactgCTCCGggctccagggtaaatgaagagtccggcgattagtttcaaatcgtggctttattgaggtcttgcacacagccaatccaacaaaacaccagccactcCCGCACTCGCGCTAAGcgccctcacctcgctcgcccacacactcattaacgtcacatgctgtcacatatttaAGGGCCACACATACGCAATTCTCATAAGACATGCTAACCCATTCGAAGCGTCACCACTgtattcaagcagcctctcctctgcgagtcaggcagggttaaagcaataacaaatgtttttgtagcaaaactagattttgacccacttctatggtggaagaacaatgagcccatatatccccTTACtgtcaagttagccaggctaataaaagtctcaaacaatcaatcaatcaaaaaaaagcgctttatatgtagaaaggttttctTAAGacaccattctgagccttatcttttttattttttattttatacatgttgaccacattaaccctggcaatggagcctgtgtgtatatgtatgttatgccattgtttacaaatttggtaaataaataaccaaaaaaatttagttttcttactgtaccgaaaatgaaccaaaccgtgacctgtaaaccgaggtatgtactgaaccgaaatgtttgtgtaccgttacacccctatagaGCTCTGTCataaaaaggatctttgactagcttattTGCAGAAGTTCTAAAAACAGCATAGTGCTCCTgaaactctgacaaaataaatagaccaaaatcaaatgtgtaCTGCAGTTCTTCGGAATATCCAAAATAAGACTGACTGTGAAGGGAACAGTTctgagctttctggaaatgtggcccatAAAACAACTTAGTTGAATAACCATGGTGTACAAAAAAGATCTATATGAATATAATGTACTGTATAACTATTCCGCTTAGGTGATGACATCAGCGGTTCAGGAAGTGGTATGTGCCTCAGTGGTCAGTGTCCTCGGAGCAGACCAGGCCTGTACGCCTACCCCCCAGACAACAACCAAGTCATTGGTGCAGCCGGGTGCCAAAGCCTCCTGTGTAACCGCCTACCGCTGCTCCCGTTGGCTGTCCTGCTCCTTTGTCGATGACGCGCTATCTATCGCACCGTCTGCCCGACCCTGAAGTCCAGAGAATGACTGGACCGTGGGATGGGTGAATTGTGTTCAGTGGAATGAAGTTGGATTTCCCGAAAAAGCAAAAACTGGCTCCTGATTTTTCCCTGTTTGACTACAGTTTGATGGCCTCTTTTTTGTTGAGCTGCTTTCAAGGAATTTCCCGGAAGCAACTCATGAGGAGAACAAGACAAAACGGAGACAGGGAAGAGAGACAGCGGAAGGATGAAGAATGGAATGTGGGTGATGACTTATTGACTTCTTACAAGGTCCACTGTGCTCCTGTCAGTAGTGACTGAGCTCAATGCTGAGTTGGCCCTTTGCTGTACGTGATGCGTCCATCAAGGCTTTTTCATttcagtgtatttttttttaatctggtgTCAAGGGTGTGTACCTGAACacaattgtgtaagatgtaaatgtgtgtgtgtcttaccgCCACTGTATAGTGTGTTTGCATACATTGACTATATCAGACTGGCAACATAACGAGCCATGGATGTACATAGAGTTTTCATCATATTACCTCCCCACATAACTTGTGACGTAACTGTCGAGATTTTGTGGCTGAACAACAGGTTTATTTGTATTGCTGCAGAAAAATAATCACTCTTCGTAAATGTATGCCATGTGTGGACGGCGATATTTACAGTTCATCCAAGGATTTCAGCTTTTAACACACTTATAAACAGAGCACAGACTAGTGTCTTTGCATCCATGAGTTTTATCTTATTATGGTGGCATGCCAAACTTTAGATGATTAGTCTTCTGATTGACCCACTGAGACCGTATCACGACACGCTCAATATAAACTCAAAGGGATTCATTTGTGTATGACCTCTTACTTTTTCAACAACTCTTGACAAAATATGATACCCTATTGTGAAGATTTGTCGCAGCAAATACACCTAATCAGAGCCTCctagtttcataaataaattccAATTAACATTTGgaggtacactatattgccaaatgtatttggGCACCctccttgactcacatatgaacttgaagtggcatcccattcctaacacatagggttcaatatgatgttggtccaccttttgcagctattacagcttcaactcttctgggaagggtgtccacaaggttgcggttTATGGGAATTGTTGACCATTCtcccaaaagcacattggtgagatCTGAGGGccaggctctcagtctccgttctaattcatcccaaaggtgttctatcgggttcaggtcaggactctgtgcaggccagtcaagttcatccacac
This genomic stretch from Nerophis ophidion isolate RoL-2023_Sa linkage group LG22, RoL_Noph_v1.0, whole genome shotgun sequence harbors:
- the LOC133540744 gene encoding glypican-1-like — its product is MKLVYCPHCRGLASVKPCANYCSNVMKGCLANQADLHPEWQNLIDTMIRVASSFSTEPSLDVVLSAVPAQIFEAVHTLQENFDTYTAKVYQTCGTPGEPGTGSPPLHQPKKKKSGSLTASEYKPSPTAGLRLEMQVSDLSSKLREMRQYWLQLPAALCSKLAAGGANQDKCWNGMTKARYLPEVMGDGLASQINNPEVELDITKPDMTIRQQIMQLKIMSNRLKNALEGNDVDFQDASDDISGSGSGMCLSGQCPRSRPGLYAYPPDNNQVIGAAGCQSLLCNRLPLLPLAVLLLCR